A window of Salvelinus alpinus chromosome 31, SLU_Salpinus.1, whole genome shotgun sequence contains these coding sequences:
- the LOC139561739 gene encoding thioredoxin-like: protein MIIEIEDKDTFFSALKEAGDKLVVVDFTASWCGPCKNIAPFFKGLSEKPENKNVVFLKVDVDEAADVAKHCDIKCMPTFHFYKNEKKVDDFSGSNEAKLEEKVNTLRS, encoded by the exons ATGATTATCGAAATTGAAGATAAG GATACCTTCTTCAGTGCCCTGAAGGAAGCAGGAGACAAGCTGGTGGTAGTAGACTTCACAGCCTCCTGGTGCGGCCCCTGCAAGAACATTGCACCCTTCTTCAAA GGGCTGTCGGAAAAACCAGAGAACAAGAATGTGGTTTTCCTCAAGGTGGACGTGGACGAGGCAGCG GATGTGGCCAAACACTGTGACATCAAATGCATGCCGACGTTCCATTTCTACAAGAATGAGAAAAAG GTGGATGATTTCTCTGGGTCCAACGAAGCCAAACTGGAGGAGAAGGTCAACACTCTGAGGTCATGA